Genomic segment of Deltaproteobacteria bacterium CG11_big_fil_rev_8_21_14_0_20_49_13:
ATGCTTTCGGGGTCTTCAGAGCGCGGGTTATCAGAGGTGACAATGGCAATGTCACTATACCTTGCGGCCACATCCCCCATGAGCGGTCTCTTTGCCCTGTCTCTATCTCCCCCACATCCAAAGACCGTTATTATCTTTCCATTCGATATCTCTTTTATCGTTAAAAGGACGTTTTGAAGCGCGTCCGGTGTATGCGCATAGTCAACAAAGACCGTTATTCCCTTGTCGTTCTCGACATCTTCAAGACGTCCTGGAACACAGGAAAGTCCATCGATGCCCTGTTCTATGGTTTTTAAAGGGACCCCCAGCGCACCCAACGCGGCTACGCACGAAAGTATATTGGAGACATTGAACCTGCCGCGAAGCCTGCTCTTACAATCGAGCTCTCCCCACGGTGTTTTTATCTTGATGTCATTCCCCTGTATCGTTGGATTGAGGTGTAGGAGACCAACGTCGACGGCGCCGGACATTCCATACGATATTTTTTTCGCTTCGGTCCTTATCTTTCTTCCGAACTCATCGTCTATGTTTATGACGGCGAATTTATCCCTCTTAACGCTCTCGCGTAAGAACTCGCTAAAGAGCTTCTCTTTTGCATTGAAATACGAATCGACATCTTGGTGATAATCTAAATGATCATGGGTAAGGTTCGTAAACACGCCGCAGTCGAAATCCACGAATTTCACGCGGTCCTGATCGAGCGCGTGGGAAGAGACCTCCATCACCACATCTTCAACGCCCGCTTCATGCATTTCGAAAAGAAGCTTCTGAAGGTCGAGCGCCATCGGGGTCGTGTTAGGAGCGGGTAGTTTCTTGTCGCCGTATCTCCATTCAATGGTCCCTATCACGCCGACCTTTCTTCCCGCATTCTTAAGGACCGACTCGATGATGTATGTTGCGGTGGTCTTGCCGTTCGTTCCGGTAACGGCTATCACCCGCATCTTCTTGGAAGGGTTTCCAAAGAGCTCGGCGGAGGCCCGCGCAAGCTCAACGCATGTGTCCTTTACAATTATATTTTTTACGTTCTCGGGAACGGAAACGGGGTGATCGCTGACTATGACCGCCGCGCCGTTCTTAACGGCCGATTCTATATAATCGTGACCGTCCGCATGTTCCCCCCTTATCGCCACAAAGCAATATCCGGGAAGGACCTGCCTCGAATCGTATGTGATATTCTTAATTGCCATATCCGCTCTCCCTAAACATTCAACACCCAAATCCCAACGACGAATAAATATCCAAAACACAATGTCCCAATAATTATGATTTGGGTCATTGTGATTTTATTCGTCATTGAAGCTTGGACATTGGTCATTTATTTTTTTCTTCTAAGGCTGCCTAAAACTTACCCTGAACTCTTCACCCTCTCCAATAATATTGCCCGGATCCGGACTCTGTTCAAAGGCCACACCGCTTCCTTCGACCTTAAGTTTAACTGTGGCGCTACCCACCGATTCCATTACGTCGCGCATCGTTATCCCTTTGACATCGGGAACATAAAAGACGCCTTCACCTGCCCTTAAAAAGCGCCTGTTGCCTCCGGTATTTTCGGCAAGCTCCTGAATGTCAGATGTAAAACCTTTATTAGCAACGACCACATGCGAAAGATTAGACGGAACATCTAAGAACTTAAGCGTAACTTCCGTTATCTCCTTGAATGCAGGAGCAGAGACCGTTCCGCCGTAGTGGGCGCCTTTGGGCTCATCGAGACCCACAAAGACGACTATCTTTGGCTTATTAGTCGGAGCCATTCCTATGAATGAAGAATAATATTTCCCCTTGGCATAATAACCGGAACCCTCGGTCACTTTTTGAGCGGTCCCAGTTTTTCCCGCCACCTGATACTCCTTGCTTGCCGCCTTCGTCCCCGTACCGCCTTCTCCGACAACGCCTTCCAGTATATTTATGATTGTCAATGCCGTCTCTTTACTGATGGCCTGCGACACTAATTTGGGCTTGTTCTGAGTTACCAACATCCCCTGATTGTTAATGATGCGGTCGATCATGTAAGGCTTCATTACCTTTCCGCCGTTTGCGATACCTGCGAAGGCGGTGGCCATCTGCAAAGGAGTTACGGTAAGTCCCTGGCCGAACGCTATAGTTCCAAGCTCGACCGGCTGCCATGTTGAAGGGTCTCTCAAGACCCCGGAAACTTCGCCGGGGAAATCGATGCCGGTCTTATTGCCGATACCGAATTTTTTGAGATATCGATAGATCTGATCCTTCCCCACCTCGCGTGCGATCTTTAAGGCGCCTATGTTGCTTGAGACCTTCATAATGTCCCTTACCGAAAGCTGGCCGTAAGGGTTATGGTCGTGAAGGACAGCTTTACCTATCTTTATCGCCCCCTTCTCGCAATCGATCATGCTCTCAGGCTTAACCGAATCGCTGTCAAGGCCGGCCGAGGCGATCAAGACCTTGAATGTGGAACCGGGCTCTATGGTGTCGGTTATAGCGCGATTACGCCATGTCTCCTGCGGATATTTCGAATAATTGTTGGGATCGAACGAGGGCCGGTTTGCCATCGCAAGTATGGCGCCCGTTGTAACGTCCATAACGACGGCCGTACCGCCGCTTGCGTTAGCGCTTGTGACCGCCTTCTGGAGCGCGTTCTCTGCAGTGAACTGTATTTGTTTATCGATGGTAAGATATACATCGTTCACGTCATCCTGCTCGCGGTAGTCGACCGGAGAGAAATAGAACTTGCCTCTGGCATCTCTTCTATAGACCGCCTCTTTATTTTTAGAAGCCAGGTGCTCATCGAATGAGAGCTCGATCCCGGCAAGGGCCTCAGAATCGAATCC
This window contains:
- a CDS encoding UDP-N-acetylmuramoyl-L-alanyl-D-glutamate--2,6-diaminopimelate ligase gives rise to the protein MAIKNITYDSRQVLPGYCFVAIRGEHADGHDYIESAVKNGAAVIVSDHPVSVPENVKNIIVKDTCVELARASAELFGNPSKKMRVIAVTGTNGKTTATYIIESVLKNAGRKVGVIGTIEWRYGDKKLPAPNTTPMALDLQKLLFEMHEAGVEDVVMEVSSHALDQDRVKFVDFDCGVFTNLTHDHLDYHQDVDSYFNAKEKLFSEFLRESVKRDKFAVINIDDEFGRKIRTEAKKISYGMSGAVDVGLLHLNPTIQGNDIKIKTPWGELDCKSRLRGRFNVSNILSCVAALGALGVPLKTIEQGIDGLSCVPGRLEDVENDKGITVFVDYAHTPDALQNVLLTIKEISNGKIITVFGCGGDRDRAKRPLMGDVAARYSDIAIVTSDNPRSEDPESIIREIVEGVKDRKKLLIEADRKKAIAKALSEASKGDVVLIAGKGHENYQIAGKEVRHFDDKEEATRLLGGSS
- a CDS encoding penicillin-binding protein, with amino-acid sequence MNIRETFNIRKIKSQFSEELRREQRIRLRIKIVTGVVCVMFFMVSARAIELHCIKNSALKWIANKQYQAVIPQSLRRGRILDRNGKELAVSLPVPSIYADPRMVSLTDEERALLGSSLGIDEKDLASKLKQGKKFVWLKRTVDNETLQSLKGLQGIFSIEESKRFYPNGELASQILGAVGFDSEALAGIELSFDEHLASKNKEAVYRRDARGKFYFSPVDYREQDDVNDVYLTIDKQIQFTAENALQKAVTSANASGGTAVVMDVTTGAILAMANRPSFDPNNYSKYPQETWRNRAITDTIEPGSTFKVLIASAGLDSDSVKPESMIDCEKGAIKIGKAVLHDHNPYGQLSVRDIMKVSSNIGALKIAREVGKDQIYRYLKKFGIGNKTGIDFPGEVSGVLRDPSTWQPVELGTIAFGQGLTVTPLQMATAFAGIANGGKVMKPYMIDRIINNQGMLVTQNKPKLVSQAISKETALTIINILEGVVGEGGTGTKAASKEYQVAGKTGTAQKVTEGSGYYAKGKYYSSFIGMAPTNKPKIVVFVGLDEPKGAHYGGTVSAPAFKEITEVTLKFLDVPSNLSHVVVANKGFTSDIQELAENTGGNRRFLRAGEGVFYVPDVKGITMRDVMESVGSATVKLKVEGSGVAFEQSPDPGNIIGEGEEFRVSFRQP